From Psychroflexus torquis ATCC 700755, the proteins below share one genomic window:
- a CDS encoding tetratricopeptide repeat protein: MSKHIRLFCFMVMLLSFYSYAQDKDNLSEEINVDNLGDNTDEFQETFFEAIAQRAIENPQKAIEELEKCLKLQSNNMAVYYELAKNYIDLEAYDKAETFLKKTLEDSKYKENINIHKQLFYVYSMQKRYEDAIGVAQFIAESDPVYYQELSNLYLIQNEYQHALQALDRFDATEGLDEFRDQFRMVIYKEGNLLIKGVEYFEGRFQNSLEDTRAATYLMELYRLNNAPEESIKVGNRVQEHSVFNPEINVELALAYLVTRNIPKAKAYSQKVVESLTLEEKDKVKVINSFKAFALQNPDAQDAFVSVLDSALTSEKNSSSKAELGEFYKSRDKEKALDNYKSALRNKPNDFRLVTNIIELEVELNKFEDLLNTSEEALQSYPSQALLYYSKGLALNKLKKHQAAIEVLEEGLDYIFEDSNLKRSMFEILKDSYLALGEIEKAEAYKKKLIITQVSHPLFTGFNWKKIA, encoded by the coding sequence ATGTCAAAACACATTCGTCTTTTTTGTTTTATGGTAATGCTGCTGTCTTTTTACAGTTATGCTCAGGACAAAGACAATTTATCCGAAGAGATCAACGTGGATAATCTTGGAGATAACACAGACGAATTTCAAGAGACTTTCTTTGAGGCGATTGCTCAAAGGGCAATAGAAAATCCCCAAAAAGCGATAGAAGAATTAGAAAAATGTTTAAAGCTTCAGTCCAACAATATGGCGGTGTATTACGAATTAGCCAAAAATTACATCGATTTGGAAGCCTACGATAAGGCAGAAACCTTCTTAAAAAAGACTTTAGAAGATTCAAAATACAAAGAAAATATAAACATTCACAAGCAGTTGTTTTATGTTTATTCCATGCAGAAAAGGTATGAGGATGCTATAGGAGTCGCCCAATTTATAGCTGAAAGTGATCCGGTGTATTATCAAGAGTTGTCGAATTTGTATTTGATCCAAAATGAATATCAACACGCTTTACAAGCTTTGGATCGTTTTGATGCGACGGAGGGTTTAGATGAGTTTCGAGATCAATTTCGAATGGTCATTTATAAAGAAGGGAACCTCTTAATAAAAGGGGTTGAATATTTTGAAGGCAGGTTTCAAAATTCTTTGGAAGATACTCGAGCGGCAACATATCTTATGGAGCTTTACAGGCTTAATAACGCTCCAGAAGAGTCTATAAAAGTCGGGAATCGTGTGCAAGAACACTCTGTTTTTAACCCAGAAATTAATGTAGAATTGGCATTAGCTTACCTAGTGACTAGAAATATCCCAAAAGCTAAAGCTTACAGTCAAAAAGTGGTGGAAAGCCTCACTCTAGAAGAAAAAGATAAAGTAAAAGTGATCAACTCCTTTAAAGCCTTTGCGCTCCAAAACCCTGATGCCCAAGATGCTTTTGTAAGCGTATTAGACTCAGCACTCACCTCAGAAAAGAACTCCTCCAGCAAAGCAGAATTAGGAGAATTTTACAAATCTAGAGATAAGGAGAAAGCCTTAGATAATTATAAATCTGCTTTACGGAATAAGCCTAATGATTTCAGGCTCGTAACAAATATCATTGAGCTTGAAGTGGAGTTAAATAAGTTTGAGGACTTATTAAACACTAGTGAAGAAGCTTTACAGAGTTACCCTTCACAAGCATTGCTATATTATAGTAAAGGATTAGCTTTGAACAAATTGAAAAAACACCAAGCAGCTATTGAGGTTTTGGAAGAAGGTTTAGACTATATTTTCGAGGATAGTAATCTAAAGCGAAGCATGTTTGAAATTTTAAAAGACTCCTATTTGGCATTAGGCGAAATTGAAAAAGCGGAGGCCTACAAGAAGAAATTAATAATAACTCAAGTTTCGCACCCATTATTCACAGGGTTTAATTGGAAAAAAATAGCATGA